A part of Amycolatopsis lurida genomic DNA contains:
- a CDS encoding TIM-barrel domain-containing protein produces MSRVAQSLSCLAAVALLGLSPVAAHADPGAAASGKLGDLTGISGDGATVTLKSGSAAVRVSFPAEGAVRVWLAPDGTFTDPAGSKIVLPRTGEPVTPKRTDKGDYWAVSTAKATLRAYKHPLRLALYDGADRKRLWEESAPLSWTDKQTTQTLTRTATEQFVGGGEQNGRFSHRDQTIRIFADYNWNDGGAPNSQPFYASTAGYGVLRNTFAQGTYAFTEPVRTTHDERRFDATYVVGDGLKDVITGYTDLVGKPFLPPLYGLEHGDADCYLHNANRGERHTLDAVKVAEGYTEHGMPNGWMLVNDGYGCGYENLQQTGEGLRKNNMQLGLWTENGVPNQVEEVKAGVRVRKLDVAWVGPGYEFALDACDTAYKGIEDNSDARGFVWTPVSWAGAQRCGVLWSGDQAGSYDYIKWQIPTYAGATTSGMAYNTGDIDGIFGGSPQTYVRDLQWKAFLPVSMTMDGWAASDKQPWRYGEPYTSINRKYLLLKERLLPYTYSHSVEAHKTGVGQVRPLALEYPDDPNVWGEKAKYEFLSGKDFLVAPVYENSTVRNGIYLPKGTWVDYWSGKTYTGPTTVDGYDAPLDTLPLFVRAGAVVPMWAEGTKSWQTRDKGVLDLDVYPHGKGSFTLTEDDGVTRAYKNGDQAKQTFTVDAPTSGLGTVTVGIGASSGSYAGKPASRNYQLTVHTGSKPATVLAGTSILRQYGSKAELDAASSGWWFDPATGGVVRVKTGKIGAGDRQDVRLFGTSAVGGIFPEDRNGSVALSVPAVAGPGQTATGTLSFTNGTPLPVRDVSFSLPANGFRVEVPAGPRLVMPGKTVQVPVKVTPDAGIKPDDYQLTVSASYKARLGENRVTDSVTVTVPHASLASAYGNVGVTDAAHVAVGDIDGGGSSFRAEGLAEAGLKPGAGFSALGAQLTWPVTGSGQKDNVLASGQTIAMRGSGTKLVLTGTGTGTAKGTVVVRYADGSTSQGELGFPNWCCADPAQYGATTVATVMGKNTRTGAAYPTTPYRVFANTVPLTAGKEVVAVTLPSNTAMHVFAAGIG; encoded by the coding sequence CCGGTCGCCGCCCACGCCGATCCAGGCGCGGCGGCGTCCGGCAAGCTGGGCGATCTGACCGGGATCTCCGGCGACGGCGCCACGGTCACCCTGAAATCGGGAAGCGCCGCGGTACGCGTCAGCTTCCCGGCCGAAGGCGCCGTCCGGGTCTGGCTGGCGCCGGACGGCACGTTCACCGATCCGGCCGGGAGCAAGATCGTGCTGCCGCGCACCGGCGAGCCGGTCACGCCGAAGAGGACGGACAAGGGGGACTACTGGGCGGTTTCCACGGCCAAGGCGACGCTTCGGGCGTACAAGCACCCGTTGCGGCTCGCGTTGTACGACGGTGCGGACCGCAAGCGGCTCTGGGAGGAGTCGGCCCCGCTGTCCTGGACCGACAAGCAGACCACGCAGACCCTGACGCGGACGGCGACCGAGCAGTTCGTCGGCGGCGGCGAGCAGAACGGCCGCTTCAGCCACCGTGACCAGACGATCCGGATCTTCGCGGACTACAACTGGAACGACGGCGGAGCCCCGAACTCGCAGCCGTTCTACGCCTCCACGGCGGGGTACGGCGTGCTGCGCAACACCTTCGCGCAGGGCACCTACGCCTTCACCGAGCCGGTGCGCACGACACACGACGAACGCCGCTTCGACGCGACCTACGTCGTCGGCGACGGGCTCAAGGACGTCATCACCGGCTACACCGACCTGGTCGGGAAGCCTTTCCTGCCACCGCTCTACGGTCTCGAACACGGTGACGCCGACTGCTACCTGCACAACGCCAACCGCGGTGAGCGGCACACGCTGGACGCGGTGAAGGTCGCCGAGGGGTACACCGAGCACGGGATGCCCAACGGCTGGATGCTGGTCAACGACGGCTACGGCTGCGGCTACGAGAACCTCCAGCAGACCGGTGAGGGTCTCCGCAAGAACAACATGCAGCTCGGCCTGTGGACCGAGAACGGCGTGCCGAACCAGGTCGAAGAGGTCAAGGCCGGGGTACGGGTCCGCAAACTCGACGTCGCGTGGGTCGGCCCGGGGTACGAATTCGCGCTGGACGCCTGTGACACCGCGTACAAGGGCATCGAGGACAACAGCGACGCGCGCGGTTTCGTCTGGACACCGGTCAGCTGGGCGGGCGCGCAGCGCTGCGGCGTGCTGTGGAGCGGCGACCAGGCCGGTTCGTACGACTACATCAAATGGCAGATCCCGACCTACGCCGGCGCCACGACGTCCGGCATGGCGTACAACACCGGCGACATCGACGGCATCTTCGGCGGCAGCCCGCAGACCTACGTCCGCGACCTGCAGTGGAAGGCGTTCCTGCCGGTCTCGATGACGATGGACGGCTGGGCCGCGTCGGACAAGCAGCCGTGGCGCTACGGCGAGCCGTACACCTCGATCAACCGCAAGTACCTGCTGCTCAAGGAGCGGTTGCTGCCCTACACCTACAGCCATTCGGTGGAGGCGCACAAGACCGGCGTCGGCCAAGTCCGCCCGCTGGCGCTCGAGTACCCGGACGACCCGAACGTCTGGGGCGAGAAGGCGAAGTACGAGTTCCTCTCCGGCAAGGACTTCCTGGTCGCCCCGGTGTACGAGAACTCGACCGTGCGCAACGGCATCTACCTGCCGAAGGGCACCTGGGTCGACTACTGGAGCGGCAAGACCTACACCGGTCCGACCACTGTGGACGGTTACGACGCGCCGCTCGACACGCTGCCGCTGTTCGTCCGCGCCGGGGCCGTGGTGCCGATGTGGGCCGAGGGCACGAAGTCGTGGCAGACCAGGGACAAGGGCGTGCTCGACCTCGACGTGTACCCGCACGGCAAGGGTTCGTTCACACTCACCGAGGACGACGGCGTCACGCGTGCCTACAAGAACGGCGACCAGGCGAAGCAGACCTTCACCGTGGACGCGCCGACGTCCGGCCTGGGCACGGTGACGGTCGGGATCGGCGCGAGTTCCGGTTCCTACGCCGGAAAGCCCGCTTCACGGAACTACCAGCTGACCGTCCACACGGGAAGCAAGCCCGCGACGGTGCTGGCCGGGACGTCGATCTTGCGGCAATACGGCAGCAAGGCCGAACTGGACGCGGCATCGTCGGGCTGGTGGTTCGATCCGGCCACCGGCGGGGTCGTACGGGTCAAGACGGGCAAGATCGGCGCCGGTGACCGACAGGACGTGCGGCTGTTCGGCACGAGCGCGGTCGGCGGGATCTTCCCCGAAGACCGCAACGGTTCGGTCGCCCTCTCCGTGCCGGCGGTCGCCGGTCCGGGGCAGACCGCGACGGGCACGCTGAGCTTCACCAACGGCACCCCGCTCCCGGTCCGGGACGTCTCGTTCTCCTTGCCCGCCAACGGCTTCCGTGTCGAGGTGCCCGCCGGGCCGCGGCTGGTGATGCCCGGCAAGACCGTCCAGGTCCCGGTGAAGGTGACACCGGACGCGGGCATCAAGCCGGACGACTACCAGCTCACCGTGTCGGCGTCGTACAAAGCGCGGCTCGGGGAGAACCGGGTCACCGACTCGGTGACGGTCACCGTGCCGCACGCTTCGCTGGCCTCGGCGTACGGCAACGTCGGCGTCACCGACGCGGCGCATGTCGCGGTGGGGGACATCGACGGCGGCGGCAGCAGTTTCCGGGCGGAAGGCCTCGCCGAAGCCGGTCTCAAGCCCGGTGCGGGCTTCTCCGCGCTCGGTGCTCAGCTGACCTGGCCCGTGACCGGTAGCGGACAGAAGGACAACGTCCTCGCGTCCGGCCAGACCATCGCGATGCGCGGTTCGGGCACCAAGCTGGTGTTGACCGGAACCGGGACGGGTACGGCGAAGGGCACTGTCGTCGTCCGCTATGCCGATGGCAGCACGAGCCAGGGCGAACTCGGGTTCCCCAACTGGTGCTGTGCCGATCCGGCTCAGTACGGCGCGACCACGGTGGCGACCGTGATGGGCAAGAACACCCGCACGGGGGCGGCGTATCCGACCACGCCGTACCGGGTGTTCGCGAACACCGTCCCGCTGACCGCCGGGAAGGAGGTCGTCGCGGTGACGCTTCCGTCGAACACCGCGATGCACGTCTTCGCGGCGGGCATCGGCTGA
- a CDS encoding FMN-dependent NADH-azoreductase, whose protein sequence is MTNLLHIDSSITGEHSISRRLTARAAAAWRAAHPEGTVTYRDLGNDPLPHLDAAANAAKATPPEQHTPEQAAAWRLIKELVDEVKAADTILLGLPLYNFGPPSTVKAWVDHLIAPGLSLDAETREGLLGGRDLIVVTARGGGYGEGTPREGWDHAQAWIPHGVSLTGLEPRFVTAELTLAKTNPAMADLIPLADASQAEAERAIDALWTPVAA, encoded by the coding sequence ATGACGAACCTGCTGCACATCGACTCGAGCATCACGGGCGAGCACTCGATCAGCCGCCGCCTCACCGCGCGTGCCGCCGCGGCCTGGCGCGCCGCGCATCCGGAAGGCACGGTCACCTATCGCGACCTGGGCAACGACCCGCTACCGCATCTGGACGCGGCGGCCAACGCGGCCAAGGCGACGCCGCCGGAGCAGCACACTCCGGAGCAGGCCGCGGCCTGGCGGCTCATCAAGGAGCTCGTCGACGAGGTGAAGGCGGCCGACACGATCCTGCTGGGCCTGCCGCTGTACAACTTCGGCCCGCCGAGCACGGTCAAGGCCTGGGTCGACCACCTGATCGCGCCCGGGCTGTCGCTCGACGCCGAGACCAGGGAAGGCCTGCTCGGCGGCCGTGACCTCATCGTCGTGACCGCGCGCGGCGGCGGATACGGCGAAGGCACCCCGCGCGAGGGCTGGGACCACGCGCAGGCGTGGATCCCGCACGGCGTCTCGCTGACCGGCCTCGAACCGCGTTTCGTCACCGCCGAGCTGACCCTGGCGAAGACCAACCCGGCGATGGCGGACCTCATCCCGCTGGCCGACGCCAGCCAGGCCGAGGCCGAACGCGCCATCGACGCACTGTGGACGCCCGTCGCGGCCTGA
- a CDS encoding MarR family winged helix-turn-helix transcriptional regulator — protein sequence MPELPVVNQPPHRCGALLDHVTRRIRLRSESVLTPLGLRPRHLVALTVLRDLGGCSQQDLAKTLEMDSTNVVGLLNDLESANLIERRRSPADRRRHIVELTDVGLKQLVKAEFALAAVEDEVLGALDKGQRETLYTLLYQAAGHAEPAACFDAAHVENC from the coding sequence GTGCCCGAACTCCCGGTCGTGAATCAGCCCCCGCACCGCTGCGGCGCGCTGCTGGACCACGTCACCCGCCGGATCCGGCTGCGCAGCGAGTCCGTCCTGACCCCGCTCGGCCTGCGGCCCCGGCACCTCGTCGCGCTGACCGTGCTGCGTGACCTGGGCGGCTGCTCGCAGCAGGACCTCGCCAAGACGCTGGAGATGGACAGCACGAACGTCGTCGGGTTGTTGAACGACCTCGAGTCCGCGAACCTGATCGAGCGCCGGCGGTCACCGGCGGACCGGCGCCGCCACATCGTCGAACTCACCGATGTCGGCCTGAAGCAGCTCGTCAAGGCCGAGTTCGCCCTCGCCGCGGTCGAAGACGAGGTACTCGGCGCGCTCGACAAGGGTCAGCGCGAGACGCTGTACACCCTGCTGTACCAGGCGGCGGGCCACGCCGAGCCCGCCGCCTGCTTCGACGCCGCACACGTCGAAAACTGCTAG
- a CDS encoding DUF6506 family protein, protein MRQWGFVYLAEGCDPARDVSRVDTGRCLTVLIGVGRVDQVVTAARRLVDEGAQLIELCGAFGPVWTARVIDAVGSEVPVGSVLYGAEATKQLHDLFDLGG, encoded by the coding sequence ATGCGACAGTGGGGTTTCGTGTACTTGGCCGAGGGCTGCGACCCGGCGCGGGACGTGTCCCGTGTGGACACTGGGCGGTGCCTGACGGTGCTGATCGGGGTCGGCCGTGTGGACCAGGTCGTCACCGCGGCCCGGCGGCTGGTCGACGAAGGGGCGCAGCTGATCGAATTGTGCGGCGCGTTCGGTCCCGTGTGGACGGCACGGGTGATCGACGCGGTGGGAAGCGAGGTCCCGGTCGGAAGTGTCCTGTACGGCGCCGAAGCCACCAAGCAGCTTCACGACCTGTTCGACCTCGGCGGCTAG
- a CDS encoding LysR family transcriptional regulator, with amino-acid sequence MELRRLRYLCAVVEEGHLTRAAERLGLRASSLSQQIIALERELDAALFVRTQAGMTPTAAALALLPHARRILEEAELGARAVRDTMGRPLRVGVTPGAPPAVLATLYAEAVEIDDLPAARQLDLLRRGALDAGLLALPEDVDGLRVAVVSERPLGVLVSDAHSLARLDEVGWEDLTGLDLLLYERKLAPGYHDRLLADCAAAGWRPAHVRTGPPRRSLFVAELRHGGDVVALRPREEPAEGLRWLPLREAPVVRHALVWDPAHESSERIAALV; translated from the coding sequence GTGGAGTTACGACGTCTTCGATATCTGTGTGCCGTGGTGGAGGAAGGGCATCTCACCCGCGCGGCGGAGCGTCTCGGCCTCCGCGCGTCGTCGCTCAGCCAGCAGATCATCGCGCTGGAACGGGAACTGGACGCGGCCTTGTTCGTCCGGACCCAGGCGGGGATGACGCCCACCGCCGCCGCCCTGGCGCTGCTCCCCCACGCCCGGCGGATACTGGAGGAGGCCGAACTCGGCGCGCGGGCCGTCCGCGACACCATGGGCAGGCCGCTCCGCGTCGGCGTGACGCCGGGCGCGCCGCCGGCCGTCCTCGCGACCCTGTACGCCGAAGCGGTGGAGATCGACGACCTGCCCGCCGCGCGGCAGCTCGACCTCCTCCGCCGCGGCGCGCTCGACGCCGGACTGCTCGCCTTGCCGGAAGACGTGGACGGTCTGCGCGTCGCCGTCGTGAGCGAGAGGCCGTTGGGTGTGCTCGTCTCAGACGCCCACTCCCTGGCCCGGCTCGACGAAGTGGGCTGGGAGGATCTCACCGGCCTGGATCTCCTTCTGTACGAAAGAAAGCTGGCTCCCGGCTACCATGACAGGCTGCTCGCGGACTGCGCGGCGGCGGGCTGGCGGCCGGCTCACGTCCGCACCGGACCGCCTCGGCGGTCGCTGTTCGTCGCCGAATTGCGGCACGGTGGCGACGTCGTCGCCTTGCGTCCCCGAGAGGAACCGGCCGAAGGTCTGCGCTGGTTGCCGCTGCGGGAGGCCCCGGTCGTCCGGCACGCGCTCGTGTGGGACCCGGCGCACGAATCTTCGGAGCGGATCGCCGCGCTGGTATGA
- a CDS encoding ABC transporter ATP-binding protein yields MLLEVQDINVHYGKIAALKGMTIEVDEGEIVSLIGANGAGKTTTLKTISGLRPLTSGRILFDGKDISKTPGHKRVELGIGQSPEGRGVFPGMTVQENLLMGAYTRKDELKADLDEVYELFPRLNERKTQFGGTMSGGEQQMIAIGRALMTKPKVLLLDEPSMGLAPMLIAQIFDIIREINKRGTTVLLVEQNAQQALKLSDRAYVLETGRVVKSARGAELLDDPQVRAAYLGGDLGV; encoded by the coding sequence ATGCTTCTTGAGGTTCAGGACATCAACGTCCACTACGGGAAGATCGCCGCGCTCAAGGGTATGACCATCGAGGTCGACGAGGGCGAGATCGTTTCGCTCATCGGGGCCAACGGCGCCGGCAAGACCACGACACTGAAGACGATCTCGGGGCTGCGTCCGCTGACCAGCGGCCGGATCCTCTTCGACGGCAAGGACATCTCGAAGACGCCCGGCCACAAACGGGTCGAGCTCGGGATCGGCCAGTCACCGGAAGGCCGGGGCGTGTTCCCCGGGATGACGGTGCAGGAGAACCTCCTGATGGGTGCCTACACCCGCAAGGACGAGCTGAAGGCCGACCTCGACGAGGTCTACGAGCTGTTCCCGCGGCTGAACGAGCGCAAGACCCAGTTCGGCGGCACGATGTCCGGTGGCGAGCAGCAGATGATCGCCATCGGCCGCGCGCTGATGACCAAGCCCAAGGTGCTGCTGCTCGACGAGCCGTCCATGGGTCTGGCGCCGATGCTGATCGCGCAGATCTTCGACATCATCCGCGAGATCAACAAGCGCGGGACCACGGTCCTGCTGGTGGAGCAGAACGCGCAGCAGGCGCTGAAGCTGTCCGACCGCGCGTACGTGCTGGAGACCGGTCGAGTGGTCAAGAGCGCCCGCGGTGCCGAGCTGCTGGACGACCCGCAGGTGCGGGCCGCCTACCTCGGTGGTGATTTGGGCGTCTGA
- a CDS encoding ABC transporter ATP-binding protein, with amino-acid sequence MSALLEFDNVTMRFGGVTALKEVNLTIDQGEIFALIGPNGAGKTTVFNVITGVYRPTEGQVRFGDTRIDGMKRFKINQNGIARTFQNIRLFHNMSALENVMVGADSHHKTGAISATLGLPVHRKEEKRGRELARELLDFVGIGRVEHNTAKNLSYGDQRRLEIARALATDPKLLLLDEPAAGMNPAEKNSLQQLIRKIRDDGRTVLLIEHDMGLVMQIADRLAVLDFGQKIAEGLPHEVQNNQKVIEAYLGVAEDAS; translated from the coding sequence ATGAGCGCACTGCTCGAATTCGACAACGTGACGATGCGCTTCGGCGGTGTCACGGCCTTGAAGGAAGTCAACCTCACCATCGACCAGGGTGAGATCTTCGCCCTGATCGGCCCGAACGGCGCGGGCAAGACCACGGTCTTCAACGTGATCACCGGCGTCTACCGGCCGACCGAAGGCCAGGTGCGCTTCGGCGACACCCGGATCGACGGGATGAAGCGGTTCAAGATCAACCAGAACGGGATCGCCCGGACGTTCCAGAACATCCGGCTGTTCCACAACATGTCGGCGCTCGAGAACGTGATGGTCGGTGCGGACTCGCACCACAAGACCGGCGCGATCTCGGCGACGCTGGGCCTGCCCGTGCACCGCAAGGAAGAGAAGCGGGGCCGCGAGCTGGCGAGGGAGCTCCTGGACTTCGTCGGCATCGGCCGGGTCGAGCACAACACCGCGAAGAACCTCTCCTACGGCGACCAGCGCCGTCTGGAGATCGCGCGTGCGCTCGCGACCGACCCGAAGCTGCTGCTGCTCGACGAGCCCGCCGCCGGTATGAACCCGGCGGAGAAGAACTCGCTGCAGCAACTGATCCGCAAGATCCGTGATGACGGCCGCACCGTGCTGCTCATCGAGCACGACATGGGCTTGGTCATGCAGATCGCCGACCGGCTGGCCGTGCTCGACTTCGGCCAGAAGATCGCAGAAGGGCTCCCCCACGAGGTGCAGAACAACCAAAAGGTGATCGAGGCTTACCTGGGGGTGGCGGAAGATGCTTCTTGA
- a CDS encoding branched-chain amino acid ABC transporter permease, producing the protein MKGNEEVAEKSPENGKAGRAGFHPVDGMRDWWARAPHWQRYGVYLALIIGALILPAPAIGSFMSPESDWTTVLIFPVGVYILLAIGLNIVVGHAGMLDLGFVAFFAIGAYTLAVMGTLHGWGFWGTLVLGIFLAAMSGVILGAPTLRLRGDYLAIVTLGFGEIVRITATNTDAIGGARGITNIPHPEPMFGTEFLLDPAPYYYLIVAAIVIAIVFSVRLHKSRVGRAWAAIREDEDAAELMGVPTFKFKLLAFAIGAMLGGMAGVVYASKAVFIEPNNFPFILSATILAAVVLGGAGNLPGVMLGAFLVAWLPERFRFLSEYRILIFGGVLVLMMALRPEGLLPSRQRKAELHEGTGGMGAMGAEVAGPDSEASAEVTK; encoded by the coding sequence ATGAAGGGCAACGAAGAAGTGGCTGAAAAGTCCCCAGAGAACGGCAAGGCCGGGCGCGCCGGCTTTCACCCCGTGGACGGTATGCGGGATTGGTGGGCACGCGCCCCGCATTGGCAGCGTTATGGCGTGTACCTCGCCCTGATCATCGGCGCGCTGATCCTTCCCGCGCCCGCGATCGGCTCGTTCATGTCCCCGGAATCGGACTGGACCACGGTCCTGATCTTCCCGGTCGGGGTGTACATCCTGCTGGCGATCGGCCTGAACATCGTCGTCGGTCACGCGGGCATGCTCGACCTCGGGTTCGTCGCGTTCTTCGCGATCGGCGCCTACACGCTCGCCGTGATGGGCACCCTGCACGGCTGGGGGTTCTGGGGCACGCTCGTGCTCGGCATCTTCCTGGCGGCGATGTCGGGGGTGATCCTCGGCGCTCCGACGCTCCGGTTGCGCGGTGACTATCTGGCCATCGTGACCCTCGGCTTCGGTGAGATCGTCCGGATCACCGCGACGAACACCGACGCCATCGGCGGTGCCCGCGGTATCACCAACATCCCGCACCCGGAACCCATGTTCGGGACCGAGTTCCTGCTCGACCCGGCGCCGTACTACTACCTGATCGTCGCTGCGATCGTGATCGCGATCGTCTTCTCGGTGCGGCTGCACAAGAGCCGGGTCGGCCGGGCGTGGGCGGCCATCCGCGAGGACGAGGACGCCGCCGAACTGATGGGCGTCCCGACGTTCAAGTTCAAGCTGCTGGCGTTCGCCATCGGCGCCATGCTCGGCGGTATGGCCGGTGTGGTCTACGCCAGCAAGGCCGTCTTCATCGAGCCGAACAACTTCCCGTTCATCCTGTCCGCGACCATCCTCGCGGCCGTGGTGCTCGGTGGCGCGGGCAACCTGCCCGGTGTCATGCTCGGCGCGTTCCTGGTCGCCTGGCTTCCGGAACGGTTCCGGTTCCTGTCCGAGTACCGCATCCTGATCTTCGGTGGTGTGCTGGTGCTGATGATGGCGCTGCGGCCGGAGGGTCTCCTGCCGTCGCGGCAGCGCAAGGCGGAACTACACGAAGGAACGGGCGGGATGGGTGCCATGGGCGCCGAGGTCGCGGGTCCGGATTCCGAGGCTTCGGCGGAGGTGACGAAATGA
- a CDS encoding branched-chain amino acid ABC transporter permease, with protein sequence MLQDLQAQFLGSTIGGLVAGSIYALIALGYTMVYGVLRLINFAHSEIFMIGTVTSLFVLITIAGGTAPITLGVFGMIAVLLLIIIASAAVSGGAAVLLEQVAYRPLRKKGATRLAALISAIGASLFLQELFGLEIIEWITDKSGRVQQNAPRFIPHEELFHIGNGVVRTDHVFVVVGAVIMMVVLDQLVSRTRIGRGIRATAQDPEAAVLMGVSIDKIVRLTFLLGGAMAGVAAALYVMEYENTDYRIGFLLGIKAFTAAVLGGIGNLRGALLGGIVLGLVENWSSIFFGSAWKDVTAFVVLVLVLMFRPTGILGESLQRARA encoded by the coding sequence ATGCTTCAAGATCTGCAAGCCCAGTTCCTCGGTAGCACCATCGGCGGACTGGTCGCCGGAAGCATCTACGCCCTCATCGCCCTCGGCTACACAATGGTCTACGGCGTGCTCCGGCTCATCAACTTCGCGCATTCCGAAATCTTCATGATCGGGACGGTCACGTCCCTGTTCGTCCTGATCACCATCGCCGGCGGTACCGCCCCGATCACGCTCGGCGTGTTCGGGATGATCGCCGTCCTGCTGTTGATCATCATCGCTTCGGCCGCCGTGTCCGGCGGTGCGGCGGTGTTGCTGGAGCAAGTGGCCTACCGGCCGCTCCGCAAGAAGGGCGCGACCCGGCTCGCCGCCCTGATCTCCGCCATCGGCGCCTCGCTATTCCTCCAGGAGCTGTTCGGCCTCGAGATCATCGAATGGATCACCGACAAATCCGGCCGTGTGCAACAGAACGCGCCGCGGTTCATCCCGCACGAGGAGCTTTTCCACATCGGCAACGGTGTCGTGCGCACGGACCACGTGTTCGTCGTCGTCGGTGCCGTGATCATGATGGTCGTCCTCGACCAGCTGGTCAGCCGCACCCGCATCGGCCGCGGTATCCGTGCCACCGCACAGGATCCCGAAGCCGCCGTGCTGATGGGCGTCAGCATCGACAAGATCGTGCGCCTCACGTTCCTGCTCGGTGGCGCGATGGCCGGTGTCGCCGCGGCGCTGTACGTCATGGAGTACGAGAACACCGATTACCGCATCGGCTTCCTCCTCGGTATCAAGGCGTTCACCGCGGCCGTGCTGGGAGGTATCGGCAACCTGCGCGGCGCTCTGCTCGGTGGCATCGTGCTCGGCCTGGTGGAGAACTGGAGTTCCATCTTCTTCGGTTCGGCTTGGAAGGACGTCACCGCCTTCGTGGTACTGGTGCTGGTCCTGATGTTCCGACCCACCGGCATCCTCGGTGAATCGCTGCAGCGGGCACGCGCATGA
- a CDS encoding branched-chain amino acid ABC transporter substrate-binding protein encodes MRFGRVFAVAAAASLALAGCAGGSSSSGSGDSSTLKIGFMGDLTGENSGIVIPPRNGAKLAIDEYNKTNPATKLELKEYDSQGKPEQATSLIATAVGQDKITALIGPAFSGESKAIGGQLEQNKIPSVSPSATNAGLSSNGWKYWHRVVASDASQGPAIANFLITAKSPKKAYIISDDQEYSVGLADNFEKTLKEKNVPSERDKFAKDASDYSSTVQKVKAANPDIILFGGYYAQGGRLLKQLRDSQVTATFATGDGSLDAQLVSGAGAAAAEKAVVGCPCNIPDAGSTDEFSTKYKAAYNVDPAIYSSEGYDAATAIINAVKAGATTSEKINEALKTIDFKGVSKQIKFKENGEPSTDAINVYQVTGGVLKNLGVSTEAKLNG; translated from the coding sequence GTGCGTTTTGGACGGGTTTTCGCCGTCGCGGCGGCTGCGTCGCTGGCGCTGGCGGGCTGTGCAGGCGGCAGCAGCTCGTCCGGCAGCGGTGACAGCAGCACGCTGAAGATCGGGTTCATGGGTGACCTCACCGGTGAGAACTCCGGGATCGTGATCCCGCCCCGCAACGGCGCCAAGCTCGCTATCGACGAGTACAACAAGACGAACCCGGCGACGAAGCTGGAACTCAAGGAATACGACAGCCAGGGCAAGCCCGAGCAGGCGACGTCGCTGATCGCGACCGCCGTCGGCCAGGACAAGATCACCGCGCTGATCGGCCCGGCCTTCTCCGGTGAGTCGAAGGCCATCGGCGGTCAGCTGGAGCAGAACAAGATCCCGAGCGTCTCGCCCTCGGCCACCAACGCGGGCCTGTCCTCGAACGGGTGGAAGTACTGGCACCGCGTCGTCGCGAGTGACGCCAGCCAGGGACCGGCCATCGCCAACTTCCTCATCACGGCGAAGTCGCCCAAGAAGGCCTACATCATCTCGGACGACCAGGAATACAGTGTCGGCCTGGCGGACAACTTCGAGAAGACCTTGAAGGAGAAGAACGTCCCGTCCGAGCGCGACAAGTTCGCCAAGGACGCGTCGGACTACTCCTCGACCGTGCAGAAGGTCAAGGCCGCGAACCCGGACATCATCCTCTTCGGTGGCTACTACGCCCAGGGTGGCCGTCTGCTCAAGCAGCTGCGTGACAGCCAGGTGACCGCCACCTTCGCCACCGGTGACGGCTCGCTCGACGCCCAGCTGGTCAGCGGTGCGGGTGCCGCGGCCGCCGAGAAGGCCGTCGTCGGCTGCCCGTGCAACATCCCGGACGCCGGCTCCACCGACGAGTTCAGCACCAAGTACAAGGCCGCGTACAACGTCGACCCGGCGATCTACTCGAGCGAGGGCTACGACGCCGCGACCGCCATCATCAACGCGGTCAAGGCGGGCGCCACCACCTCGGAGAAGATCAACGAGGCCCTCAAGACGATCGACTTCAAGGGTGTCTCGAAGCAGATCAAGTTCAAGGAGAACGGCGAACCGTCGACGGACGCGATCAACGTCTACCAGGTCACCGGTGGTGTTCTGAAGAACCTCGGCGTCTCGACCGAAGCCAAGCTCAACGGCTGA